The Daucus carota subsp. sativus chromosome 9, DH1 v3.0, whole genome shotgun sequence genome window below encodes:
- the LOC108203973 gene encoding ubiquitin-like-specific protease 1 — translation MLGQDPISLENKKVHDKRSKDVVTKPESKGSATQKNKGLGDENSTQNCRSLRYLLEQSNAKGTTFTFEQDGEPIYVTYEDVDQFLKRSWLNIPILEIFSKYIGKLCKELNDDRFAFMSPSRLVINHKREYNRIEDATQYMKHFLVANKDKRFIIAPYIQDDHWMLLLFCLDESVIYVFDSLRRERDIRLTTPARTAFKLYVPQGGKRNNTKEFLWSHTDVQCPQQEGGTECGFFVMRYMYEVVKLSQKNPNINWKEGLGSRRYLKKEINEVRELWAEYFTVECL, via the exons ATGTTAGGACAG GATCCCATTTCATTGGAGAATAAAAAAGTTCATGACAAAAGATCGAAAGATGTTGTCACAAAGCCTGAGAGCAAAGGTTCAGCGACTCAAAAGAATAAAGGCCTTGGTGACGAAAATTCAACTCAAAATTGTCGATCCTTGCGCTACTTGCTTGAGCAATCTAATGCAAAAGGTACAACTTTTACTTTTGAACAAGATGGAGAACCTATATATGTGACATACGAAGATGTTGATCAATTTCTAAAAAGGAGCTGGTTAAACATACCCATCTTGGAAATCTTTTCAAA GTACATTGGGAAGTTGTGCAAAGAGCTAAACGATGATAGGTTTGCATTTATGTCACCTTCTAGACTAGTGATAAATCACAAGCGTGAATACAATCGTATTGAGGATGCAACTCAATATATGAAACATTTTTTAGTTGCAAACAAAGATAAGCGTTTCATCATTGCACCATACATCCAAGA TGATCATTGGATGTTACTTCTGTTTTGTTTGGATGAGAGTGTTATTTATGTGTTTGATTCCTTGAGAAGGGAACGAGATATACGGTTGACGACCCCGGCACGAAC GGCATTTAAACTTTATGTACCACAAGGTGGAAAGAGAAATAACACAAAGGAATTTCTTTGGTCTCATACAGATGTTCAG TGTCCTCAACAAGAAGGAGGTACGGAGTGCGGATTTTTTGTTATGAGGTACATGTATGAAGTAGTCAAGCTTTCTCAAAAAAATCCCAACATCAATTGGAAAGAG GGTCTTGGTTCAAGAAGGTATCTAAAGAAGGAAATCAATGAGGTTCGAGAGTTGTGGGCTGAATATTTTACTGTTGAATGTCTATAA